A genomic window from Purpureocillium takamizusanense chromosome 2, complete sequence includes:
- the PMC1_2 gene encoding plasma membrane calcium (EggNog:ENOG503NX5D~COG:P~TransMembrane:10 (i126-147o159-179i335-356o376-403i825-846o858-878i909-929o935-954i974-1000o1006-1027i)), with the protein MAGSPGGALLSPEQLSKLHNPKNILALCELGGLAGLEKGLRTDLQSGLNDGETKIPWPVASDATTTTTTAEGKAGHPLATSRSLLGGSSPDAPFSERKRIFLDNHLPIKKQPNMLQLLWAAYNDPVLFLLTAAAIVSLAIGLYQALGTPHKPGEPSVEWVEGVAILVAVVVIVLVGSMNDWEKQRQFRKLNKKQLQRDVHVIRSGTSHLTPISAVLVGDVVHLGPGDIIPADGVLITGFSVMCDESSVTGEGELVHKVPGDEAFNAAGAKKGPWDPRVFRHDPFVLSGTKVLDGVGTFVVTATGLNSTYGKVLASLRDDPEPTPLQVRLTTVAKYIAYAGGAIALVLFAALFIKFLVQLPHNMETPADKGREFVDIVIITLTVLVIAVPEGLPLAVTLSLAFASMRMLKDQNLVRHLRACETMGNATNICSDKTGTLTQNRMEVATCLVGPSLHFGAPPVISPAAASVMAGPGSDNASLKQVAATLAPDVRGLLRQSIAVNSVAFEKDLGASFIGSNTESALLDFARTHLGMYRTVKEERAEADTTQVIPFNAMRQCMATVIRLPGSKSRCRVLIKGASEVLLAKCSQTIHNPMESHQVTQQSEQTRQTVTDTIERYARGALRTVCLAYRDLDLPEDGEAGSIKTAFALNDLLQDLVFVAVFGIEDLLRPGVPEAVETCQRAGVTVRMVTGDSIQTAIAIAKQCGILAENGTDICLEGAEFRSMGEDELRRVVPNLKVLARSSPLDKQTLVAQLQKAGEIVAVTGDGTNDAAALSTADISFSMGGTTGTEIAREASSIVLMNDDFTCITKAIMWGRGVTDSVRKFLQFQVTITITSVLLTLISSIADPNEQSILTPVQLMWINLFQDTMAALALATDVPRPRLLNRKPEARLASLITVAMWKTIIGQSIYQLAVTLVLYFGGASILNYHTDDEQQQLQTLVFNTFVWLQVFNMYNNRQYDNTLNVFEGVLRNWLFVAVSSIMIGAQVLIIFVGGAAFSVVPLNGPQWAISLVLGVITLPIGFLTRLLPDEPFGRLGRFLMGLCKPLVPRRWRRQETSSEE; encoded by the exons ATGGCCGGCAGCCCAGGTGGTGCGCTGCTGTCTCCCGAGCAACTGAGCAAACTTCACAACCCCAAGAACATCTTGGCCTTGTgcgagctcggcgggctTGCGGGCTTGGAGAAGGGGCTGAGAACAGACCTCCAGTCCGGACTGAATGATGGCGAGACCAAGATCCCTTGGCCAGTCGCTAGtgatgccaccaccaccaccacgaccgccgagggcaaggctGGGCATCCGTTGGCAACCAGCCGCTCCCTACTGGGAGGCTCTTCGCCGGATGCCCCGTTTTCCGAGCGGAAGCGCATCTTCCTCGACAACCACCTGCCCATCAAGAAGCAGCCAAACATGCTGCAGCTTCTGTGGGCAGCGTACAACGATCCTGTCCTCTTCCTGCTGACGgctgccgccatcgtctcTCTCGCCATCGGCCTGTACCAGGCCCTGGGCACGCCTCACAAACCAGGAGAGCCCAGCGTCGAGTGGGTAgagggcgtcgccatcctcgtcgccgtcgtggtcatTGTGCTCGTGGGGTCCATGAATGACTGGGAGAAGCAGCGCCAGTTCCGCAAGCTCAACAAGAAGCAACTGCAGAGGGACGTCCACGTCATCCGCTCGGGCACCTCGCATCTGACTCCCATATCAGCCGTGTTGGTGGGGGATGTCGTCCACCTTGGGCCCGGCGACATCATACCGGCAGATGGCGTCTTGATCACTGGCTTCAGCGTCATGTGCGACGAGTCCTCGGTGACGGGCGAAGGGGAGCTAGTCCACAAGGTTCCGGGTGACGAGGCCTTCAACGCGGCCGGGGCCAAAAAGGGGCCATGGGACCCGCGCGTCTTCCGCCATGACCCCTTTGTCCTCTCCGGGACCAAGGTgcttgacggcgtcggcacctTTGTCGTTACGGCAACGGGCCTCAATTCGACGTACGGCAAGGTCCTCGCGTCGCTTCGGGACGACCCTGAACCCACGCCTCTGCAGGTTCGGCTCACCACTGTCGCCAAGTACATTGCGTATGCTGGCGGTGCCATTGCCTTGGTCCTGTTCGCTGCCCTGTTCATCAAGTTTCTGGTGCAGCTACCTCACAACATGGAAACGCCAGCAGACAAGGGCAGGGAGTTTGTCGACATTGTCATCATCACTCTCACTGTGCTCGTCATAGCCGTGCCTGAAGGCCTTCCACTCGCCGTCACACTATCCCTGGCGTTTGCGTCAATGAGGATGCTCAAGGACCAGAACCTCGTTCGCCATCTCCGCGCCTGCGAGACCATGGGCAACGCTACAAATATCTGCTCTGACAAGACTGGCACGCTGACGCAGAATCGAATGGAGGTCGCAACATGCTTGGTCGGCCCCAGCCTGCATTTTGGTGCTCCACCCGTCATTTCGcctgccgcggcgtcggtgaTGGCAGGCCCAGGCTCCGATAATGCCAGCCTCAAGCAAGTCGCTGCCACGCTCGCCCCTGACGTCAGGGGTCTGCTAAGGCAGTCCATTGCTGTAAACTCGGTCGCCTTTGAGAAAGACCTCGGCGCGTCTTTTATCGGGTCCAATACCGAATCGGCTCTACTGGACTTTGCGCGAACCCATTTGGGCATGTACAGGACTGTCAAGGAGGAACGGGCAGAAGCGGACACCACGCAGGTGATTCCATTCAACGCTATGCGACAATGTATGGCCACTGTTATCAGACTCCCAGGTTCCAAGTCCAGGTGCCGGGTTCTCATCAAGGGCGCCTCGGAAGTTCTCTTGGCCAAGTGCTCGCAGACCATCCACAACCCTATGGAGAGCCATCAAGTTACCCAGCAGAGTGAGCAGACACGGCAGACAGTCACCGACACCATCGAGCGCTATGCCCGCGGCGCTCTTCGAACCGTTTGTCTAGCGTATCGGGACCTGGACTTGCCCGAGGATGGCGAAGCTGGCAGCATCAAGACGGCCTTCGCTCTCAATGATCTACTGCAAGATCTAGTCTTTGTGGCTGTTTTCGGCATCGAGGATCTCCTCCGGCCTGGCGTCCCGGAGGCTGTAGAGACCTGCCAGCGGGCTGGCGTCACTGTCCGCATGGTTACGGGGGACAGCATCCAAACCGCCATAGCCATTGCAAAGCAGTGCGGGATACTGGCCGAGAATGGGACCGACATTTGCCTGGAAGGCGCAGAGTTCAGGTCAATGGGCGAGGACGAACTGCGGCGCGTTGTGCCGAACCTCAAGGTCCTCGCCCGGTCAAGTCCCCTGGATAAGCAGACGTTGGTTGCCCAGCTCCAAAAGGCCGGAGAGATCGTCGCCGTAACTGGCGATGGCACAaacgacgccgcagccctTAGCACCGCGGACATTAGTTTCTCGATGGGTGGAACCACCGGGACTGAAATTGCCCGTGAGGCGTCGTCCATTGTCCTCATGAACGACGATTTTACATGTATCACAAAGGCCATCATGTGGGGGCGAGGCGTCACGGACTCGGTTCGCAAGTTCCTGCAG TTCCAAGTGACCATCACCATCACGTCGGTTCTCCTGACCTTGATCTCCTCGATTGCGGACCCGAACGAGCAGTCCATCCTCACGCCGGTGCAGCTCATGTGGATCAACCTTTTCCAagacaccatggccgcgctggcgctcgcaACGGACGTCCCGAGGCCGAGACTGCTAAACCGGAAGCCCGAGGCGAGACTAGCGTCCTTGATCACCGTCGCGATGTGGAAGACCATCATAGGCCAGTCCATCTACCAGTTGGCCGTGACGCTAGTGTTATACTTTGGCGGGGCTAGTATTCTAAACTACCATACCGACGATGAGCAACAGCAGCTCCAAACCCTTGTGTTCAACACCTTTGTTTGGCTGCAGGTGTTCAACATGTACAA TAATCGACAGTACGACAACACACTCAACGTGTTCGAGGGCGTACTTCGAAACTGGTTGTTCGTAGCCGTCAGCAGCATCATGATCGGGGCCCAGGTCCTCATCATCTTTGTTGGCGGGGCTGCCTTCTCCGTGGTGCCACTCAATGGTCCCCAGTGGGCCATTTCGCTGGTACTGGGCGTCATTACCTTGCCCATTGGATTTCTGACGCGACTACTGCCGGACGAGCCGTTTGGCAGGCTGGGGAGGTTCTTGATGGGACTCTGCAAGCCTTTGGtgccgcggcgttggcgtcggcaAGAAACGAGCTCAGAAGAGTAG